The nucleotide window GTTTTGTGTCAGCAGCAGCCTTTCCGAGGTGAGTTCTTTGCCTGCTCAGCTGAGTCCAAGAAGGCCATTCCCTGGCGGAATAGGCCAAGCCAGGAGCATTTTCCCTAGTGGATTCATTGGCTTCTTTTTGAGAGATACACAGTGAGGCAAAGCCATGTTCTCCTTTGGGCAGAGCtgtttgctgctttttcctctgtgtctggggtggGCAGATCCTTCCTGCTTCCCTGGGTGGCCCTTGCAAAGCTCCCAGGAACACCTTCTCCCTTTTTGCTGCAGGTGGAGCTCACAGCAGTCAGcagtggtggcagcagtgcccaggggcTGAATACTGATGGCAAGGTGGAGGAAAAGCTTGGACCCAAactggaggagcagccacctGATTGCAACCCAAACCTGGAGTGTGTGGGAAAGACTGTGACAGATGACGCCCTGGGCCCTCTGGCAGGTCAGGGGGATGGCAGAGGGCAGGAGCCAGAGGCCCCCAGAGCtgtggagcaggagagcagtgGTGCTGATGCTGCCTGGACACCAGCAGATCCTCCCAGCGACAAGCAGGCTGATGCTGCCCCAGCCGGCTCTGTGGCTCCAGAGAGTGAGCCTTCTGGGAAGGAGAAAACCCCCCCAAGCACTGCAGCACAAGGGCCAGGCGTGCTGGCAGAAGGGACATTGTCTGTGGTTGTCTCCAACTGCAACACCTCTGCCTCTAGTCCCGCCACCTTCACATTGAACAGGGTTTGCTTTCCCCCCTCTCAGGCCCCTGCTATGCAAAAGCTGCCCCTGCCcttccaggctggggctgtgctgagcccGAGCCAGTCGCTGGTGTACATCCCCCCTCCCAGCTGCGGGCAGCCGCTCAGCGTGGCCACGCTCCCAGCCACTCTGGGGGTCTCCTCCACACTCACCTTCCCTGTCCTGCCTTCCTACCTGAACGAGCGTTGCCTACCGGGCATTATCGCTTCCCCAGAGCTGCGTTCCTACCCCTACACCTTCTCTGTCACCAGGCCCTTGGCTTCAGATGCCAAAGTGGTGTCTGTGGAGGTGAATCAGCTCAGCTGTCCCCCACCCTCAGGTGGAAGTagtgcccaggctgctgctgagagcacttccctgtccagcagcagcctggccctgccctccagccaggctctgccggcagcaccagcaccaggtGGGAGCACTGCTCCCTCCTCTGGCACGGCTGTGCAGGCCAGAGCCCCGGCAGCTGCCGAGCCACATGCACCGGGGGCTGCCACTTCCCTGTCTCCTCTGAAGTCCCCGCCCCAGCTAGAGCGTGAGATGGTCTCGTCCCCGGAGTGCAGTGAGATGCCTCTTGATCTCTCCTCCAAGTCCAACCGCCAGAAACTGCCTCCACCCAGCCAGCGCAAGACCCCTCCCATGCCCATCCTCACCCCCGTGCACACCAGCGGCAAAGCGCTGCTCACCACCGTCCTCTCCAAGTCCCAGCGCGCGGCACAGGCCACGGGCAGCAGCGTCACCTCGTGCCTCGGCACCACCCCACCCCTGGTCATCTTTCCCGAGGTCCTGCGCAACGGCGAGCAGGGCTCCTGGGTGAAGAACACCACACTCATCAGCACCATTCCCGGCACTTACGTTGGTGTCGCCAACCCGGTGCCGGCCTCgctgctgctcagcaaggaTGTCGGCGTGAGCCTCAGCAGGGACCCACGCCACCTGCCAAAGCAGGAGCCCATCTCCATCATTGACCAGGGCGAGCCCCGCAGTGCCGGCGTTCCCTGTGGGAAGAAAGCCAACCAGGTTGGCACGGAAGGACAGCAGGATCCTGCCAGGAGACTTCTTCATGGTAGAgttgctccaggagctcctttgTGTCAGTCCAAGGACATCGCCACCTGGAATCCTGTCCAGGGAAGTGTGTACCCGCGATGCCCCATCAATGGAAAACCTTCCAATCCTCAACTTCTGCCTCTGGGCTGGTCTCCGTACCATCAAACCCCGCTGCTTTCCATCGGCATCCCCACGGCAGGACAGCTGCCCCTGaaccagagcagcccctgcaaAACGGCCGGGGCAGGCAAGCTGCCGGCATTCCCGAGCGTGCAGCCCGCCGAGCCCAGCGCGGCTGCCCAGAGCCTGCCGGAGGGCGAACAAGATGCTGCGGCCAAGAGCAAGAGCTGCCAGGCCCTGCCCAAGCCCTGCGAGGAGCCAGCCAACCCAGCACCACCGGAGGCAGGTCCAGCTTTCCATACCAGCGCTTTGgatgggaaagggggaaaggggaagcCGGACAACGCTCCGAAGAGTCAGGAGTGCACTCAGCCAGAGGCTGACTCCAGTCGGGAGAGCAATGCACAGACTGAGGCTCCCCAGGGGAGCTGTAGCCTCAAACAGCCAGatgcaaaacccaaaaaccaagtGTTAGCGGCGTATTTGTCACATGACCTGCCAGCGGCCGGGCAGCAGGGCCTGCGGATGGTGCCGGAGGTGCCCACGGATGGCCAGCGCAAGGAGCTGGGCTGCAAGGGCTCCCAGGAGCCGGCGGCCACGGAGCCCCTCCCGTGTGCACAGCAGGTGGATCTGTGCAGGGTCAAGAAGGAACGAGTGGAGTGTGATGTGTCCTTTCCCTCGGTGACCTGCCTGCGGGCCGGGGCAGCTCCCCAGGCCTTTGCTGAGGCCAAGCTTAAAGGAACGGGGCAAATCAAGCAGGAGGGTGGCACACGCTGCAAGGCCAAGCGGCAGCATAATGGGGACACCAGGCAGAGCCACAAGAGACTgaagtgccaagggcaggacagCGAGGAGTCCCCAAGCAAGTCGGGAAGCCGGAGCGTGCATGGCCGGAAGGTGCATGGGATGGGCTGGGACTGCTGGGtcaggggagaggagggagctCTCATGGGGGGACAGCTGAAGGCACAGGGCTTTCTACCTGTGCTCCTGGGTATTGCCTGGTTGTGGGGGAATGGACCTGTGCTGCAGGTTATCCAGGGCAAAAATGTGTCTGGATTGTCAAAAAAGCTGGAGGGGACCAGTGTAATCAGTCTTTTTTGTGCTGCTCAGTCAATGGGAAGCTCCAGCTTCAGCTCATGTCCTCCTTTCACAGTGGCAGAAACACCACAGCAATCCACATGAGCTCGGCAAGCAGGAAGGCCGGGGAGGCCGAGGAGGCCCAGGTGCCATCACGGATCACAACAGCCTTGGGGTAAAGCGCAAGCGTAGGAGGCCAGCGAAGACAGAGTGCCCATCTCCGGCTCACCACGGAGACAGCCACGAGGAAGGTACTCTTGGGAATGGCAGTGGGTTCCTGCAGGATAAGGCTGCCCTAGGGGCCAAACTGCTGTATTCCTGAAGCCAAATGGCCTCTGGAGCCGGGTTGGGATCCAAAATAGAGCTGCAGCATGACCAGACTCCCAGAATGGAGGAGGTTGGgaggaaccttaaagctcatcttgttccaccctgctgccatgggcagggacagcttccactagaccaggttgctcctgTTCAAGCCTGCCCTTAGATGTTTCCAGGGATAGCACATCCCCCACCTCTCTGGagagcctgtgccagtgttttaGTACCCTCATTTTCAAAAACTTCTTCCCTATGTCCAATCTAAACCAACCTCCATTCATTTAAAGCCTGGGGCcatcacagcagcccctgctaTGGTGACACTGCACTGCCCTTCCCACATCCCAGCTCTGTGATCCATTTTTCATGGCTCCATTTTCCTCACAGGTTACTTGGAGAAGAAGCCCAAGAACAACTTCCGGGATTTCATTCCGGTGGTGCTGAGCAGCCGGACGCGCAGTCAGTCGGGTGAGCTGGTGCCCAGGCTCCTGGTGACAGTCCTGGTTGGACTGGGAGCATTCCCTTTTCACATCACCTTGTCCCTGCATTTTGTCCTGCTTTGAGGCTTTGCCTTGTGGATCCTCTTGGCTTTTTTGTCAGCTAGAAATCTCACTTTTTTGCAGGAAGCATTGCTGGCTCTTCTGCTGGTGTGACAGGAGAGTGTGATGTGAGTGGTCAGGAGATTTTACCATTGCTTGAGGAGGatcaggaagaagaagaggaggaggaggaggaggaggaggaggcggaggaggagacATCCTTGAAACATCGCAAGCTACGCAAATCCCACAGGACATCCCGCTGCCACAGccgcagggacagggacagggacaggtctGTGTctgagaggagcagctgtcacaCGAGGAGGAGCCGGGAGCTGCCC belongs to Lonchura striata isolate bLonStr1 chromosome 14, bLonStr1.mat, whole genome shotgun sequence and includes:
- the BCORL1 gene encoding BCL-6 corepressor-like protein 1, producing the protein MISTAPLYSGVHNWTSTERIRMCGLNEERRAPISDEESKTSSSQHLGSQEFCVSSSLSEVELTAVSSGGSSAQGLNTDGKVEEKLGPKLEEQPPDCNPNLECVGKTVTDDALGPLAGQGDGRGQEPEAPRAVEQESSGADAAWTPADPPSDKQADAAPAGSVAPESEPSGKEKTPPSTAAQGPGVLAEGTLSVVVSNCNTSASSPATFTLNRVCFPPSQAPAMQKLPLPFQAGAVLSPSQSLVYIPPPSCGQPLSVATLPATLGVSSTLTFPVLPSYLNERCLPGIIASPELRSYPYTFSVTRPLASDAKVVSVEVNQLSCPPPSGGSSAQAAAESTSLSSSSLALPSSQALPAAPAPGGSTAPSSGTAVQARAPAAAEPHAPGAATSLSPLKSPPQLEREMVSSPECSEMPLDLSSKSNRQKLPPPSQRKTPPMPILTPVHTSGKALLTTVLSKSQRAAQATGSSVTSCLGTTPPLVIFPEVLRNGEQGSWVKNTTLISTIPGTYVGVANPVPASLLLSKDVGVSLSRDPRHLPKQEPISIIDQGEPRSAGVPCGKKANQVGTEGQQDPARRLLHGRVAPGAPLCQSKDIATWNPVQGSVYPRCPINGKPSNPQLLPLGWSPYHQTPLLSIGIPTAGQLPLNQSSPCKTAGAGKLPAFPSVQPAEPSAAAQSLPEGEQDAAAKSKSCQALPKPCEEPANPAPPEAGPAFHTSALDGKGGKGKPDNAPKSQECTQPEADSSRESNAQTEAPQGSCSLKQPDAKPKNQVLAAYLSHDLPAAGQQGLRMVPEVPTDGQRKELGCKGSQEPAATEPLPCAQQVDLCRVKKERVECDVSFPSVTCLRAGAAPQAFAEAKLKGTGQIKQEGGTRCKAKRQHNGDTRQSHKRLKCQGQDSEESPSKSGSRSVHGRKWQKHHSNPHELGKQEGRGGRGGPGAITDHNSLGVKRKRRRPAKTECPSPAHHGDSHEEGYLEKKPKNNFRDFIPVVLSSRTRSQSGSIAGSSAGVTGECDVSGQEILPLLEEDQEEEEEEEEEEEEAEEETSLKHRKLRKSHRTSRCHSRRDRDRDRSVSERSSCHTRRSRELPWRAESPRQVWEPNEEEEEDGHIKRKKRRRQKNRKYQTGEYLTEREEEQVGYPHRRRKSKADCRHRKQKESGKGKGTELQLRSRLSPSPRKSQGRTDFRNGFFLEHSDTSPVQEELEKPSGKRKCKTKHLAGICDEGKGKGCCNQPKMCSPKKPQDLWTLCKSHRASPGSSPELPAAQNVPPGARRLIVNKNAGETLLQRAARLGYKDVVLYCLQKKSSDVNHHDNAGYTALHEACARGWIDILHILLQHGANVNCSAQDGTRPIHDAVANDNLETMWLLLSYGADPTLATYSGQTAVKLATSDVMKHFLCDYLSDLQGRSDGDPRTAWDFYSSSVLEGKDSIGCDLLLNPPGSSDQEEEEQEADNFMFEFSDKPLLPSYNLQVSVSRGPCNWFLFSDVLKRLKLSSRIFQARFPHFEVATLPRAEFQRQVSLSQVLAQEEVPASPELAPGTAETVELVHYEPELLQLLGSAVEYQAWSS